From Nerophis lumbriciformis linkage group LG11, RoL_Nlum_v2.1, whole genome shotgun sequence, one genomic window encodes:
- the LOC133610510 gene encoding uncharacterized protein — translation MDRELPRSLYPETQLQSEVLPSDVLKVVVVKEEQQEEPEPPQLKEEEEESDISQFQVKSEEDEERAEWSRLHGGKEATSRQEADLILGSLVQADDVTSDSGETDVSDDNWISTTAPALNPGDPREAAASEKFEPHEASLTCSQCGKTFLSKSSLKWHKKVHAEKLFSCIVCSKRFRKRSDLVVHFRIHTGEKPFSCSVCEASFAKSNALVQHMRTHTGAKPFSCSVCAKSFSQKGHMNIHMRTHTGAKPFSCSLCGRTFSEKGHLTRHMAAHSGEKPYACSVCGKRFSQKGHMTTHMVAHTGEKPFGCDVCQQRFTWHSQFKRHKCVEGKSAT, via the exons ATGGATCGAGAGCTGCCGCGAAGTTTGTATCCCGAGACACAGTTACAAAGTGAAG TGCTGCCATCAGACGTCCTCAAGGTGGTCGTTGTGAAAGAGGAGCAGCAGGAGGAGCCAGAGCCCCCTCagctgaaagaggaagaggaggagtctGACATCAGCCAGTTCCAGGTGAAGAGTGAAGAAGATGAAGAGCGAGCCGAGTGGTCACGGCTTCATGGCGGCAAGGAGGCGACGAGTCGACAAGAAGCCGACCTTATCTTGGGCTCGCTGGTTCAGGCTGACGACGTGACGTCGGACTCTGGTGAGACGGACGTCAGCGATGACAACTGGATCAGTACCACCGCGCCCGCTTTAAACCCCGGCGACCCCAGAGAAGCGGCTGCGAGCGAGAAGTTCGAGCCTCACGAAGCGTCGTTGACGTGCTCGCAGTGTGGGAAAACCTTCTTGTCCAAGTCGAGCCTGAAATGGCACAAGAAGGTCCACGCTGAGAAACTCTTCAGTTGCATCGTTTGCAGCAAAAGGTTCCGGAAGCGCTCGGATCTGGTGGTTCACTTCCGGATCCACACCGGGGAGAAACCCTTCTCCTGCTCCGTTTGCGAGGCCAGCTTCGCCAAGAGCAACGCGTTGGTTCAGCACATGCGGACGCACACCGGCGCCAAGCCTTTCAGCTGCTCCGTTTGCGCCAAGAGTTTCTCTCAAAAAGGTCACATGAACATACACATGCGCACGCACACCGGCGCCAAACCTTTCTCCTGCTCGCTGTGCGGGCGAACCTTCTCCGAGAAGGGTCACTTGACCAGACACATGGCGGCGCACTCCGGAGAGAAACCGTACGCCTGCTCAGTGTGCGGCAAAAGGTTCTCTCAGAAGGGTCACATGACCACGCACATGGTGGCCCACACCGGAGAGAAACCGTTCGGCTGCGACGTTTGCCAGCAGCGCTTCACCTGGCACTCGCAGTTTAAAAGACACAAGTGTGTTGAGGGGAAGAGCGCCACCTAG
- the LOC133610508 gene encoding uncharacterized protein isoform X2, with the protein MDDLVGVEVLPSDVLKVVVVKEEEPEPSRVKDKDKEADKFRVKSEGDDGEQAGWLQLHCSEETSRQDYVLSPLSDCEDTTSQSTDRDDSDHTEEPLKTNKHSEGDHNKPLKCSPCDKSFVQEKNLTRHMRTHAGDQTLACSFCSRMFKQRSDLIVHCRIHTGEKPFTCSVCGGSFSQKGSLVRHTRGHTGEKPFSCSECDASFRRRSALVKHTRTHTGEKPFPCLVCAKRFSDKKNMTVHMRTHTGEKPFCCSVCGERFSDKKNMMIHMRTHSGEKPFCCTTCGERFSQRCSLMRHTRTHTGEKPFSCSVCTKTFSVKKNMMTHMRTHSGEKPFACPICAKTFSIKKNMMTHMRTHTGEKPFSCTVCAKKFSDKKNMMIHMRTHTGEKPFPCPVCAKSFSVKKNMMRHMRTHTGEKPFSCSVCNERFSQKGSMMRHTRTHFPH; encoded by the exons atggatgatttggtTGGAGTTGAAG TGCTGCCATCAGATGTCCTCAAAGTGGTTGTTGTGAAAGAGGAGGAGCCAGAGCCCTCCCGCGTGAAAGACAAAGACAAGGAAGCTGACAAGTTCCGTGTGAAAAGTGAAGGAGATGACGGAGAGCAAGCTGGATGGTTACAACTTCATTGCAGTGAGGAGACGAGTCGTCAAGACTATGTTTTAAGTCCATTGTCAGACTGTGAAGACACAACATCACAATCTACTGACCGTGATGACAGCGACCACACTGAAGAACCTCTGAAGACTAACAAACACTCGGAAGGTGACCACAACAAACCCCTGAAATGTTCGCCATGTGACAAAAGTTTTGTTCAAGAGAAGAATCTGACGAGACATATGAGGACCCACGCAGGAGACCAGACTCTGGCTTGTTCATTTTGTAGCAGGATGTTCAAGCAGCGTTCAGATTTAATAGTTCACTGTCGCattcacactggagagaaacctttcacTTGCTCGGTTTGCGGCGGAAGCTTCTCCCAAAAAGGCAGTTTGGTGAGACACACAAGaggacacacaggagagaaacctttttcATGCTCAGAGTGCGACGCAAGCTTCCGTCGGCGATCAGCTTTGGTCAAACACACGAGAacgcacactggagagaaacctttcccCTGCTTGGTGTGCGCTAAAAGGTTCTccgataaaaaaaacatgacggttcatatgagaacgcacacgggtgaaaaacctttttgttGCTCGGtctgtggtgaaagattctctgaTAAGAAAAATATGATGattcacatgagaacacacagcgGAGAGAAACCTTTTTGCTGCACAACTTGCGGCGAGCGATTCTCTCAGAGGTGCAGTTTGATGAGACACACAAGGACTCATACgggagagaaacctttttcctgctcagtttGCACCAAAACCTTCTCAGTGAAGAAAAACATGATGACGCACATGAGGACACActctggagaaaaaccatttgcTTGTCCAATTTGTGCTAAAACTTTCTCAATTAAGAAAAATATGATGacgcacatgagaacgcacactggagaaaaaccgttTTCATGCACGGTTTGTGCGAAAAAGTTCTCAGATAAGAAAAACATGATGATACACATGAGGACACACACGGGAGAAAAGCCTTTTCCTTGTCCAGTGTGCGCTAAGAGTTTTTCCGTGAAGAAGAACATGATGAGACACATGAGGACGCACACTGGTGAGAAACCCTTCTCCTGCTCAGTGTGCAATGAAAGGTTCTCTCAAAAGGGAAGCATGATGAGACACACAAGGACGCATTTTCCTCATTGA
- the LOC133610508 gene encoding uncharacterized protein isoform X1, which produces MWRKQPDEAKSWETVRFKRKQKMEQHRQSVLNPEPKLKREVLPSDVLKVVVVKEEEPEPSRVKDKDKEADKFRVKSEGDDGEQAGWLQLHCSEETSRQDYVLSPLSDCEDTTSQSTDRDDSDHTEEPLKTNKHSEGDHNKPLKCSPCDKSFVQEKNLTRHMRTHAGDQTLACSFCSRMFKQRSDLIVHCRIHTGEKPFTCSVCGGSFSQKGSLVRHTRGHTGEKPFSCSECDASFRRRSALVKHTRTHTGEKPFPCLVCAKRFSDKKNMTVHMRTHTGEKPFCCSVCGERFSDKKNMMIHMRTHSGEKPFCCTTCGERFSQRCSLMRHTRTHTGEKPFSCSVCTKTFSVKKNMMTHMRTHSGEKPFACPICAKTFSIKKNMMTHMRTHTGEKPFSCTVCAKKFSDKKNMMIHMRTHTGEKPFPCPVCAKSFSVKKNMMRHMRTHTGEKPFSCSVCNERFSQKGSMMRHTRTHFPH; this is translated from the exons ATGTGGAGAAAACAACCAGATGAAGCCAAATCGTGGGAAACGGTTCGgtttaaaagaaaacaaaaaatggaACAACATCGTCAATCAGTTTTAAACCCCGAACCCAAGTTAAAACGTGAAG TGCTGCCATCAGATGTCCTCAAAGTGGTTGTTGTGAAAGAGGAGGAGCCAGAGCCCTCCCGCGTGAAAGACAAAGACAAGGAAGCTGACAAGTTCCGTGTGAAAAGTGAAGGAGATGACGGAGAGCAAGCTGGATGGTTACAACTTCATTGCAGTGAGGAGACGAGTCGTCAAGACTATGTTTTAAGTCCATTGTCAGACTGTGAAGACACAACATCACAATCTACTGACCGTGATGACAGCGACCACACTGAAGAACCTCTGAAGACTAACAAACACTCGGAAGGTGACCACAACAAACCCCTGAAATGTTCGCCATGTGACAAAAGTTTTGTTCAAGAGAAGAATCTGACGAGACATATGAGGACCCACGCAGGAGACCAGACTCTGGCTTGTTCATTTTGTAGCAGGATGTTCAAGCAGCGTTCAGATTTAATAGTTCACTGTCGCattcacactggagagaaacctttcacTTGCTCGGTTTGCGGCGGAAGCTTCTCCCAAAAAGGCAGTTTGGTGAGACACACAAGaggacacacaggagagaaacctttttcATGCTCAGAGTGCGACGCAAGCTTCCGTCGGCGATCAGCTTTGGTCAAACACACGAGAacgcacactggagagaaacctttcccCTGCTTGGTGTGCGCTAAAAGGTTCTccgataaaaaaaacatgacggttcatatgagaacgcacacgggtgaaaaacctttttgttGCTCGGtctgtggtgaaagattctctgaTAAGAAAAATATGATGattcacatgagaacacacagcgGAGAGAAACCTTTTTGCTGCACAACTTGCGGCGAGCGATTCTCTCAGAGGTGCAGTTTGATGAGACACACAAGGACTCATACgggagagaaacctttttcctgctcagtttGCACCAAAACCTTCTCAGTGAAGAAAAACATGATGACGCACATGAGGACACActctggagaaaaaccatttgcTTGTCCAATTTGTGCTAAAACTTTCTCAATTAAGAAAAATATGATGacgcacatgagaacgcacactggagaaaaaccgttTTCATGCACGGTTTGTGCGAAAAAGTTCTCAGATAAGAAAAACATGATGATACACATGAGGACACACACGGGAGAAAAGCCTTTTCCTTGTCCAGTGTGCGCTAAGAGTTTTTCCGTGAAGAAGAACATGATGAGACACATGAGGACGCACACTGGTGAGAAACCCTTCTCCTGCTCAGTGTGCAATGAAAGGTTCTCTCAAAAGGGAAGCATGATGAGACACACAAGGACGCATTTTCCTCATTGA